The DNA window GGCACGCCGCGCATCTGGCTCGGCGGGATCATCGCCTACGGCATCTCGACCCTGCTCAACGTCACGATCTTCACGAGGCTCAAGGCCCGCGAGGGCGGCGGCCTGCTGTGGCTGCGCTCCGGCATCGCCAGCGTGCTCAGCCAGGTCGTGGACACGTTGATCTTCATCACCGTCGCCTTCTACGGGGTCTTCCCGGTCGGCGAACTGCTGCTTGGCCAGATGCTTGCGAAGGTTGTGCTGTCCGCGGTGCTGGTGCCGCCGCTGGTTTACCTGATGGTATGGCTCGGCAACCGGCTCGATAGTGACGGCAACGGCGCACGCGCGGCCCACGACTAGGTTCCCGGCGAACAGCCGTTATCCCCAGAAAATTGAGCAGTGTGGCTGCTCCGCAACAACCCGAATCGGAATCCGCTGCTAAGGCTCGCCCCGTAATATTAGTGACTTGGAAGCCGCCTAGCGGCCCCGCATCCGCTTAAATATCCAACTCGACTCGGGGGAGTTCTTTCCGTGAAGACATCTACGCTGCTGCGCTCCTGTGCGGCTCTCGCTTTTGCCGTTTCCGCAACCACGGTCATTCCGGGGTCCGCCTTCGCACAGCAGATCACCAGCTCCATCACCGGTCAGGTGACCAATGCGGCGGGTGCGCCGGCTGCGGGCGCCGAAGTCGTCATCACCGACACGCGCACCGGCGCTTCGCGGACGATCACCACGGACGAGGGTGGCCGCTTCAACGCGACGGGCCTGACGACCGGCGGTCCCTACACCATTACCGCGACCGCGAACGGCCTGCAGGGCCAGACGGTCCAGGGCATCCAGACGACCCTCCAGGGCCCGACGCAGCTCACCTTCGCTCTGACCCCCGCTGCGGCGGGCGACAGCGCCGGCGCGATCGTCGTCACTGCTCAGCGCGTCCGCGCGACCCAGCTCGAGATCGGCCCCGGCACCTCGTTCAGCCAGGAAGTCATGCAGGCTGCGCCGACGTTCGACCGTGACATCCGCGACATCATCAAGCAGGACCCGCGCGTCACGCTCGACCGCCAGGACGTCGCTGCCGGCGGTTCCGGTTCCGACCGCATCTCCTGCCTCGG is part of the Sphingomicrobium sp. genome and encodes:
- a CDS encoding queuosine precursor transporter, with protein sequence MASGKTLPLSLFAFAVFYGGMVCIAGVLGNKQVALGPLAVEAGIFAFLLLVVTSSAVAELHGRSTANRMVLFGFVPLLMSLALTLVVLGLPASPQMEAERLSAFELMMSGTPRIWLGGIIAYGISTLLNVTIFTRLKAREGGGLLWLRSGIASVLSQVVDTLIFITVAFYGVFPVGELLLGQMLAKVVLSAVLVPPLVYLMVWLGNRLDSDGNGARAAHD